Genomic segment of Vulpes lagopus strain Blue_001 chromosome 7, ASM1834538v1, whole genome shotgun sequence:
cttttagaaatagttttaattttttgagatccTGCTATATGGctttccatagcagctgtaccagtttatattcccacaaaTAGTGTAAAAGGGTTGCCTTTCTCCACCTACTTGTGGGTTGTCTCTGGTAACAGCCAAGTTAACAAGTATTAAGTAATATCTCagtgaggttttgatttgcatttccctgatgtttagTGATGTTGAGAACCTTTTTATGTACATGTCGgcaatttgtatgtctttttttaagttgccatctattcaggtcctttgcctatttttaaataagattatttgagtttttgagcactggatgttacactatatgttggcaaatcaaactccaataaaaaatatacaaaaaaggattatttgagtttttactgttgagttgtatgagttcatTATATAGAAAGGATATGAACCCCTTAAGGATATGAGCTTTGAAAAGATTTCCTTCTATTCCAgaggttgcattttcattttgttgattgttcctttTCCTATGTAgaatctttttagtttgatgtagtccaacatgtttatttttgctttgttgccTTTACTTTTCATGTCCaatccaaaaaaatcatcaccaaaaccaaaatcaatgGATTATCCCCTACATGTTGTCCttggagttttacagtttcagatcTTATATTTGACTTTTGTGATTGGTGTAAGATTggggtccggtttcattctttaaTCTTCATTACCCAGAATAAGTATCCACTTACCTGTGAACATAAACCAGCAGAATCACTTGCCCCCATCCCACTTACcatttatggtttcattttcttgtaatatgtggaaaattttatcattttttgagCCCAGCTAAGTCTTCATATTTCCCTATTATTCGTGTGTTTGAAGTTTACATGTTATGTGTTATGTGTTACATGTTACGTGTTGTGAAGAGTGATATTATAATGCCATTTTGTCAtgtctattttcaaaaatatatattttcaaaatatggcttaagaaaattctattagaaagagttaaaatgtgaaaaaaagaaagttaaaatgtgaaatacattGGTGAATATGTGAAAATACTGAAATgcttaaagaaatacattttcaagtattattattaatattaacatgGGGTACCATCCACATCTATTATTACACCTGAAATCTCTGGGTGATGGACAAACTGCACAGTACTTCCTTTCAGTGACACTGAACTTTAtcataacagaataaaaaaatgaagaaccatAATTCAATATAAAACTCCACACTGGGAAAAAATGTACATTGTATCTATGGACCAGGtgattatgaaaatttaaaaagagagtatTAAGTCTGTCTGTATTGATCACAGCCCTAATGATCACAGTGAATAGATGAGATTCTCCGATGGAGAACAGAAAACAGGTACAGGAAATATTTGATGACTCTAAAAGTGAAATATCCCTAGGAGTTTGAATTTTacaatatctttatatttataaatatattatttatacccAGTACATAAATAATACTTACACACTTAAAATTGGAATTAGGCTTCAAGATATTAATCATATAGTGATGTCTCTCTCTGTAACTTTAAGAAAAGAAGCCTggaactcattaaaaaaagagtgtgtgtaaatgtgtgcaAGGTGTATGAGAGAGAGGTAAGCATGAATGGGCAGGGAAAATGACATACACCTGGCCTCATAGGCTCATGGATTAGCTATCATGAATTCCTCTCTTCTTAGTCTTGGTCTTTAAGGATTTGCAGAGCCTATGGATCAGAAAGACACTAAAAATATTGTCTAATGAGGAGCTTTGGATATTGACTCCCCAGGGATAGAACACTTCCATAGCCCTTACCTAGTCAAGAAGAAGCACACCTGAGACTCCAAACAGGAATGATCTTTCTTGACCAGGAGCCCATTGCCTCACTttgtctctctgcccttcctgaaGACAGATCTTCCATCTTTATATCTAGGTAACATGTGATACATCATTTCACACTGACGCCAGCCAGGTAACTGAAAGTCCTTTAGGTAATGCTTCTGTACGAGGAGCAGGTTATTTTATTACAGATTCATCCAGGGCAAGCAATGAGGAGTGTGCATACATGGAATGATGAGAACCAAGTGTCCCACGCACTCTAGCCTGTCTTCCTGTTCACAAGTTCCTATGTATATTTGTACTGATACTGACCCTGGTCTCAATCAGTTGGTCCCCAATCTCTCTAAAAtatgacagaaaatattttccttctgattAAAATCAGCCCCCCTTTTTTAAGTttagttgccatctgtcacctCACATTCATTTCTTGtgaggagaaatttttttaaagattttatttatttatttatttgagagagaaagagagagcgtgtgcatgagcagtggggaggggcagagggagaaggagaagcagactccccgctaaccAGGgaggccaggaccctgggatcatgacctgagccaaaagtagactcTTAACcgagtgagtcacccaggtatcccaaaaaTCAGCCCCTTTTAAAACAAGATGGGCATTATACACTTTCCCACATTTACTTGAATTCTTGTGATGGTCATGGGGAAGAATTTGGGCCAGCTTTTCCTTTTACTTGCATTCCTGGTTCTTGACATATTGTTGCATAGAAGAGTGTATTATCCCTGTAGTTCCCTTGAGGACACAAGGAAAAGAGTCAAGGTACAGGCAGATATAGCCGGCTACCCTCTGAGTACATGTATTCATCATCATAAAATTGCCAAGAATTTTATATCACAATAGCAGAGATGtataataaaaaacatatgaaCACCCTTCCACTCATTCCAGATGACCAAATGTTGATTTTCTGCTATATTGGCTTCAGGCTTTttctataaagttaaaaaaaaaagtaaatatatatgcacctctttttcttcccctcctgtTCTCCCCTTCCCAGAGAGACAACACAGTCTTGAATGTGATGGTATCCCCCATTCATAGTTTTATATTATACATGTCTTCATAAACATACATAGGATAAAAGGCCTCAACCATAATATCCATCAGTTAGGGAATGGGGAAATAAACCATGATGTAACAATATTGTGTAAGACTCTCTAGTAATTAAAATCAGTGAATGGgattgaatatatgaaaaaaatcaaaaaataaactgCAGAAGCATACCCATTTTAAATGGCATgtactgtatggttccatttatataaggcttttaaaatgcaaaagaatgtaagtttttataaaatgatattaCTAATCATAGCAAAAATTTCAGGGGAATAATGTACATAAAGTTAGTGTACTGGTTCtcctggggaagaaaaagaatcaggattGTGCATACTTATGATGTGGGGACTTCACCTATATCTCCACTATCTATTGCAATAAAAACACTCAGAATGAGGACAGTGAAATATCTAAATTTGATCACGTCAACAGGTGGGAAACCCAGCACTTCATTGTTGTCTCTGTGTTATTCTTtgcttgggtttatttttattagggATTACTACCTGGgagatttcaatatatatttagagTTTTCTCATGCTATAGACTTTTTGTCGTACGAATGtttataggtttttcttttttatcaactTATAAATctgattcattttttcttttttaaaataatcttttttattatttacttatactTCTATTAATTTATGATCAGATAATGTCACCGTAAAGATTTATACTTTATTTGCTAAAGTTTTTTGTGATTACTTGATtagagcagaaaaaagaaaaagcaattgtGGAGAAGGAATTTTATATGCTGTCTTTGGAATCAGACATATCTAGTATATgaaataaacataatgaaaatttaataataaaattaatagggatgcctgggtggctcaagcagttgagcgtctgcctttggttcagggcctgattccggagtcccggaatcaagtcccacatatggctccctgcatggagcctgcttctccctctgccagtgtctctgcctctctgtgtgtgtgtctctcatgaataaataaataaaatcttttaaaaaataaaattaataagttcAATTTAATAGGTGTATATAAGATTTTCATACCTTACAGTTTCAAGAATATATGTGTTcttaatcatatttttctttaattcattttaactgCTATATAATTCATCATCTGTCCATGCCAAATGAATATTGGTATCATTCCTGTGCATTTCGTTCCTTTTCTACACAATAAAGAATCCCAGCTAGAGTTTCAGCTCATAAACACTTCTCTGAAATTTGCAGTTATCATGCTAGGGATGTACTTCCTCTCTTTACTGTCTTTCCTCTGTTGCACACCCTACTGTTTTCTTCCGAGAAATGAAACATTCCAGGTGCCACCATTCACAGATCTAAAACTACACACACAATAGCAAATGTTATTAGGGGGGTCCTATATACTTAGTGCTGTGCTGGCTGCTTTTCTTCTATGCACTGCTCATCACTGCAACATCCCCATAAGATTTGATGACAGTTTCCACTCTACATTGAGGACACCAAGACCTCCACACAGTTGAAAGGCTTTCCCCATTCGCAAAGCAAGTGCTAGTTTGGATTAAATTCAGAGTTCTGAATCTAAGTAATACGCCAAATGATAAAGGCTGTCATGGCCACTTCTATCGGCCCTAGGTGAGAGAGCACCACTGCTTTACAGAAGCACTTCTATTAGGGCACTTGATTATCTTATAAGTACCATATAAATCTGCACTGTCTTGAAAGTCTTTGTCTTCCAAGGACCAATAATTGCTTAAATTTTCCTCTATTCCCTGAGGAGTCTAtgaatttaattctttctttttcattagctattttttttaatgatctgtcACCTACCACTTTGGGTGGAAAAGtccccttattttttaaaaatttttaaatttaaactcattttgccaacatatagtataacacccagtgctcatcccatcaagtgccctcagAAAAGTCCCCTTAGAACAGAGAATGTCATTATCATACCTGCCTAGTTTGCCTTACAATGCATCACTAATGCAGATGAGTAGCAATTCCATGGAGAAGTCTTATGATTTTCAAGTTTATAagcagcattttaatttttttaaataaagacttatttatttgtttttctatttttttatttttttatttattggagttcagtttgccaacatatagcataacacccagtgctcatctgccaagtgcccccctcagtgcccatctcccagtcaccccaaccctccacccacttccctttccactaccccttgttcatttcccagagttaggtgtctctcatgtcttgtcaccctcattgatattttcactcattttctctccttcccctttattccctttaattcttatactccccaaatgaatgagactgtataatgtttgtccttttctgattgacttacttcactcagcataataccctccagttccatccacatagaagcaaatagtgggtatttgtcatttctaatggctgagtaacattccattgtatacatagaccacatcttctttatccattcatcttttgagggacaccgaggctccttccacagtttagctattgtggacattgctgataagcaacattttaaaatctatgctCAGGTGAGGGCATATACTTGAATGGATGCCATGACTTTCTACACTTTTTCACACTACAACTCTATGTCATGGGTAGAAATGGACATGCCTTGTAGGTGAGGGGAAAGATTGAAGGCATTTCTCAAgatggaaatattaaaattttgaaaggaaCTTACATGAGAGATGATTTAGGAATGCTAACGCTGTGTCATCCAGAAGTGTTAACAATGGTTGGTCAAGACAGTCAACTcatttcatatgtggaatttaataaaccaAACAGATGagcaaggggaaaaagagaaagagagggcaaaccaagaaacagactcttaatccagagaacaaatggatggttacTAGAGGAAAAGGGATGGGGGGAATAGCTTAGATGATGGGGATCAAGGAAGGCACCTGCGTTGATCACCTTGTGTggagatgttgaatcactgtattgctgcctgaaattaatattgcactgtatgttaactagctggaattccaataaaaacttttaaaaaacggATGGTCAACTCAGCAGTCATATGACCTGAATTCAGACTTAGTCTTTGCCATAATCTGTACTCATGATATAATCTCACCTCACCTAAGAGTCCTCATGGGTGAAGGGAGTAATAATGATTTATCATCAGTAATTTGACACAACTTTCAGATGATTCTGAGCATGTCTAAGTTTGGAGAGCAGACTCTGCAGGAGAGAATGGATAACTTCATTCTCATCTTACCATTTGCATGAAGgcaagaaatatttccaaaataaataccaCTCATTCAATTCACTTCAGActcagcacttagcacaatgtgtGAGGAAGAGATAGTGCCCAATAAAAATAAGGGCCAATAGAGGGAGAAGGGCAAGAAGACTGGGAAATTATGACAGAGGgaaaaattagaagaggaaatGATTGAAATATTCACATGGATTctcaatagcttttttttttttcatttttctaaaatcactGGCTCTCAAACTTTGTCATATATCACATTCACCTGGAGGGCTTGCCAAAACAGATTGCTGGTCCTCAACCTCAGAGTTTATCAGCAGTATATCTGCAGTGATACCAGGTTTGTATTTCTAGCAATTCCCAGGTGATGTTGCTGTGGCTCATCCAGGGaccattcattttatttgattttcactCCATCTTTTCCATCAGATTCATCAACAACATGGGACCCAGAAACCAAACAgtattttcagaattctttctcTTGGGACTGACAGAGGATCCAGAACTGCAGTCCCTACTCTTCGGCCTGTTCCTGTCCATATACCTGGCCACCATCCTGGGAAACCTGCTCATCATCCTGGCTGTCATCTGTGactcccacctccacacccccatgtacttcttcctctccaaccTGTCCTTTACTGACATCTGTTTAAGTACAACCACCATCCCAAAGATGCTGGTGAACATCCAAGCACAGAGTCACAGTATCAGTTACACAGGCTGCCTCACCCAGGTCTGCTTCGTCTTGACTTTTGTTGGTTTAGAAAATTTTCTCCTTGCAGcaatggcctatgaccgctatgtggccatctgccaTCCCCTGAGGTACACTGTTATCATGAACCCCCAACTCTATGGCTTGCTGATGGTACTCTCACTGCTCATTAGCATTGTCAACGCCCTGCTCCACAGTCTGATGGTGCTACAGTTATCCTTCTGTAAGGAAGTGGACATCCCCCACTTCTTCTGTGAGCTTGGTCAGATTGTCAAGCTTGCCTGCTCTGATACTCTCATCAATGATATTCTGGCATATTTTGCAGCTGGCTTATTTGGGGGTGTTCCTCTCTCcggaattattttctcttatactcaaattttctcctctgttttgaGAATGCCATCAGCGGGCAGGAAATATAAAGCTTTCTCCACCTGTGGCTCTCACTTGTCCGTTGTGTCCTTCTTCTATGGGACAGCTTTTGGAGTATACATTAGTTCTGCACTTAGTGACTCTTCCAGGAAGACTGCCATGGCTTCAGTGATGTACATCGTGATTCCTCAAATGATG
This window contains:
- the LOC121496094 gene encoding olfactory receptor 7G2-like, producing the protein MGPRNQTVFSEFFLLGLTEDPELQSLLFGLFLSIYLATILGNLLIILAVICDSHLHTPMYFFLSNLSFTDICLSTTTIPKMLVNIQAQSHSISYTGCLTQVCFVLTFVGLENFLLAAMAYDRYVAICHPLRYTVIMNPQLYGLLMVLSLLISIVNALLHSLMVLQLSFCKEVDIPHFFCELGQIVKLACSDTLINDILAYFAAGLFGGVPLSGIIFSYTQIFSSVLRMPSAGRKYKAFSTCGSHLSVVSFFYGTAFGVYISSALSDSSRKTAMASVMYIVIPQMMNPFIYSLRNSDMQGALKKLFSRIPSFL